The Candidatus Obscuribacterales bacterium genomic sequence TTAGCGACCTCGGCAGTCTCATCTAGCAGAGCCACCAATAGCGCCTCGTTGTCGGCCACAAACGCCTTCGACGCCAGGAAAAACTCGCGGTTGGAAGCTAACCCCTCATTGGTGATCAGCGTTTTCGCGCCAGTTTGCTTTTCTGCGGCAGCGTAGAAAGGATCCCAAATGGCCCAGGCATCGATGTTGCTTTGCTCAAAGGCGGCGCGGGCATCGGCGGGCGACAGGTTGGCCGACTCCACATCGTCTAGGGTGAGCCCGGCACTCTTGAGCGCCTGCACAAAGAAGAAGTGGGCGCTAGAGCCCCGCTGATAGGCCACGGTCTTGCCCTTGAGATCGGCGATCGCCTGCAAGGGCGAGTTGGCCAGAGCAATGATGGCGGAGCTTTTGGGCCGCAGCGCCCCGCTGCCCACGTAGACAAAGGGCGTATCCGCCGCCTGGGCAAAAATCGGCGGCGCATCCCCCGTGCGGCCAAGGTCGATGCTGCCGACGTTGAGGGCCTCCAACAGGGGTGGCCCCGACTGAAACTCAATCCACTCGACGCGGGTACCGAAAGACTTGAGCCGTTCTTCTAAACCGCCACGAGCTTTGATCAAAATGAACGGGTCGAACTTTTGGTGGCCGATGCGCAGCACCCTGGCCTTGGCTTGGGCCGCCGCAGGCTCAGGCTCCACGCTGGTGGTGGGGTCGGTGCTGCACGCGGTAGCCGCCAGACTGAGGACGAACCCGGTTGCGAACAGGCCGCCCAAGGACTTGAGCG encodes the following:
- a CDS encoding sulfonate ABC transporter substrate-binding protein, with amino-acid sequence MAAKPNRSSAWSMNRRQSLKSLGGLFATGFVLSLAATACSTDPTTSVEPEPAAAQAKARVLRIGHQKFDPFILIKARGGLEERLKSFGTRVEWIEFQSGPPLLEALNVGSIDLGRTGDAPPIFAQAADTPFVYVGSGALRPKSSAIIALANSPLQAIADLKGKTVAYQRGSSAHFFFVQALKSAGLTLDDVESANLSPADARAAFEQSNIDAWAIWDPFYAAAEKQTGAKTLITNEGLASNREFFLASKAFVADNEALLVALLDETAEVANWADNNPAEVVEVLAPVTGLDPEILDVVTRRRSYSFDPVPTEAIAEQQRIADVFYELDLIPKAVRVQDVIWTPS